In [Leptolyngbya] sp. PCC 7376, a genomic segment contains:
- a CDS encoding nuclear transport factor 2 family protein — MSNSKHEQKVLAAVSQASERWKNAFNTGDAAGCAANYEDDATMHARPFGTFTGTEAIKTFWQGLIDGGYSDVEYIEPKVEVLSETEAILTSGWRMNKASGVIHKELWVIQENGAAKLREDDFEVIA, encoded by the coding sequence ATGTCGAATTCTAAGCATGAGCAAAAAGTATTAGCCGCTGTTTCCCAAGCCAGCGAACGATGGAAAAATGCATTTAATACTGGAGATGCTGCTGGCTGCGCCGCAAATTATGAGGATGATGCGACGATGCACGCCCGACCCTTCGGCACATTTACTGGGACTGAAGCCATCAAAACATTTTGGCAAGGATTGATCGATGGTGGCTATTCTGACGTTGAATATATCGAACCCAAAGTAGAAGTACTGAGTGAAACCGAAGCAATTCTGACATCAGGGTGGCGAATGAACAAAGCCTCTGGTGTTATTCACAAAGAGCTATGGGTGATCCAAGAAAATGGTGCAGCAAAACTCCGTGAGGATGATTTTGAGGTGATCGCCTAA
- a CDS encoding alpha/beta fold hydrolase, whose protein sequence is MPISMQLLLLIPTIFFQAIATWLEDQESPPGQLIDIGDYQLHLCISGEAKAHPTIIFDHSLGGIEGYFLIEELSRLTRVCIYDRAGYGWSDHSPNPRTSEQIANELDTLLTQAKIEPPYILIGDSFGTYNVRMYTHLFPEKVLGIVLTDGLHEIGMLNMPLALKLLKLFFISGFFMSTLGSMLGIIRLLNVLKIFELLKPELRKFPQHSLKLVKRSFCRPKHWITMSREMINLEESARQVSVAKNFGEMPIMSIKASSFFKPSFLTLFIPLKKANKLRDRMHQELCKLSTNCTQIEANQSGHFVWVDEPHIIINAVKKLLAQIPE, encoded by the coding sequence ATGCCGATTTCGATGCAATTGTTGTTGCTCATCCCGACAATTTTTTTTCAGGCGATCGCCACTTGGCTAGAAGATCAAGAATCCCCACCCGGACAACTCATTGATATCGGAGATTACCAGCTACACCTTTGCATTTCAGGAGAAGCAAAAGCTCATCCAACGATTATTTTCGACCATAGTTTAGGTGGAATAGAAGGCTATTTTCTGATCGAAGAATTATCGAGACTAACAAGAGTCTGTATCTATGATCGAGCTGGCTATGGCTGGAGTGATCACAGCCCAAATCCTCGAACTAGTGAACAGATTGCGAATGAATTAGATACCCTTCTGACCCAAGCAAAAATCGAACCACCATATATTTTAATTGGTGATTCTTTTGGCACTTATAACGTCAGGATGTATACCCATCTCTTCCCTGAAAAAGTTTTAGGAATTGTGCTCACAGATGGTCTACACGAAATAGGAATGCTTAATATGCCATTGGCGTTGAAGCTACTAAAACTCTTTTTCATTTCAGGTTTTTTTATGTCGACATTAGGCTCAATGTTAGGCATTATTCGATTACTCAATGTTTTAAAAATATTTGAGTTATTAAAGCCTGAGTTACGAAAATTCCCTCAACATTCTCTTAAGTTAGTGAAACGTTCATTTTGTCGCCCGAAACACTGGATTACGATGAGTCGAGAAATGATCAACCTAGAGGAAAGTGCACGTCAGGTGAGTGTCGCTAAAAACTTTGGTGAAATGCCCATTATGAGTATTAAAGCTAGTTCATTTTTTAAGCCTTCTTTCTTAACTCTTTTTATTCCTTTAAAAAAGGCAAATAAGTTACGAGATAGGATGCATCAAGAATTGTGCAAACTCTCAACAAACTGCACTCAAATTGAAGCGAATCAAAGCGGACATTTTGTCTGGGTAGATGAACCACACATAATTATTAATGCTGTAAAAAAATTGCTTGCTCAGATTCCAGAGTAA
- a CDS encoding IS630 family transposase: MQQARYDFWQKMQATLAKNLIFIDESGVNLAMTRLRARSEKGKRAYSPKSSKRGKNVPLIGALGFKGMVANYHLLGSTDGLTFEEFISQKLIPNLWAGACVVMDNCSIHLGESVRTMIEAVGAKLIYLPPYSPDFSPIENCWSKLKSTLKSIGARTYLALDKAIEVAFSKITLDDIRCWFTHCCYCTSLD, encoded by the coding sequence GTGCAACAAGCCAGATATGATTTTTGGCAGAAAATGCAAGCGACTCTAGCGAAAAACTTGATTTTTATCGATGAATCGGGCGTGAACTTAGCCATGACAAGACTGAGGGCACGTTCTGAGAAAGGGAAACGAGCTTATAGTCCGAAATCCAGTAAACGAGGCAAGAATGTTCCTTTGATTGGAGCATTAGGCTTCAAGGGAATGGTCGCTAATTATCATCTGCTGGGGAGTACGGATGGATTAACCTTTGAAGAATTCATCAGCCAGAAGTTAATACCAAACTTATGGGCGGGAGCATGTGTGGTGATGGATAACTGTTCGATTCATTTAGGAGAGTCAGTACGCACAATGATTGAGGCCGTGGGAGCTAAGTTGATTTACCTTCCTCCCTATTCTCCAGATTTTTCACCCATTGAAAATTGCTGGTCAAAGTTGAAAAGTACCTTGAAAAGTATCGGGGCAAGAACTTATCTAGCTCTAGACAAGGCAATTGAGGTAGCTTTTTCCAAGATTACCCTTGATGATATTCGATGCTGGTTTACACATTGCTGCTATTGCACCTCACTCGACTAG
- a CDS encoding transposase — protein MTGEEESSILPKAYSLDLRQKIVDAYERGGVSQSSLARQFGVAKSFVQKLLDQKRLTGSIAPKKRSQQTPPKLNEEHQTILRQLLTKKNDATLAELCDEMEKRTGLRVANSTMHRTLRRMGYSLKKHSIQTLRRQNECNKPDMIFGRKCKRL, from the coding sequence TTGACTGGTGAGGAAGAAAGTAGCATCTTGCCGAAAGCCTACTCATTAGACTTAAGACAGAAAATAGTGGATGCCTACGAAAGGGGTGGTGTGAGTCAAAGTAGTCTTGCCCGACAATTTGGAGTGGCGAAAAGTTTTGTACAAAAGCTCCTCGACCAAAAACGACTGACAGGGTCGATTGCTCCGAAAAAACGAAGCCAACAAACACCTCCCAAATTAAACGAAGAGCATCAAACAATATTGCGCCAGTTGCTCACCAAGAAAAACGATGCGACGCTAGCGGAACTATGTGATGAGATGGAGAAACGCACTGGTCTCCGTGTGGCCAATAGCACCATGCATCGCACCTTAAGAAGAATGGGATATAGCCTCAAAAAACATTCTATCCAGACCTTAAGGCGACAAAACGAGTGCAACAAGCCAGATATGATTTTTGGCAGAAAATGCAAGCGACTCTAG
- the proS gene encoding proline--tRNA ligase has translation MRLSQSLFVTLREVPADAEISSHQLLLRAGYIRRIGRGIYAYLPMMWRVLQKVSAIVREEMNATGAQETLLPQLQPSELWKDSGRWDTYTKAEGIMFSLTDRVDGELGLGPTHEEVITTVAKDMIRSYRQLPQHLYQIQTKFRDEIRPRFGLMRGREFIMKDGYSFHANEESLKETYADMDQAYRNMLRRCGLEFRAVEADSGAIGGSGSQEFMVLAEAGEDEILYTDDEKYAANTEKAVSLPADLVESPFSSFEKRETPDTATIATLCKAVDCDPTNTVKNVLYQVVYDNGQTVLVLISIRGDQDVNEVKLTNELTKLAPDYDANTIIALTVPDADAQKKWAAKPLPLGYISPDLADDYIEGSKTVAAKFLRMVDQTAVELKNFVTGADESGYHVLGANWGSKFKLPKLQVDIRLAMAGDRAVHDPSQILQTARGIEAGHIFQLGTKYSEAMGATFMDENGKPQPLVMGCYGVGVSRLAQAAVEQSYDKNGIIWPVAIAPYHAVVVVPNIKDADQMAAAEKLYTELNSAGVETILDDRKERAGVKFKDSELIGIPFRIVTGKSLKDGKVEVVKRKDGDRQDIAIEDVVATVKGWVEEATA, from the coding sequence ATGCGCCTTTCCCAGAGTTTATTTGTCACCCTCAGAGAAGTTCCTGCTGATGCGGAGATTTCCAGCCATCAGCTCCTGTTGCGGGCGGGCTATATTCGGCGGATTGGTCGCGGGATTTATGCGTATCTACCGATGATGTGGCGAGTGCTCCAAAAAGTATCAGCGATTGTGCGGGAAGAGATGAATGCGACCGGGGCACAGGAAACACTTCTGCCTCAGCTTCAACCCTCAGAGCTTTGGAAAGATTCTGGTCGTTGGGATACTTATACGAAAGCGGAAGGGATCATGTTTTCCCTCACGGATCGCGTGGATGGTGAACTTGGTCTTGGCCCCACCCACGAAGAAGTGATTACAACCGTGGCGAAGGATATGATTCGTTCATACCGCCAACTGCCTCAACATCTTTATCAGATTCAAACGAAGTTCCGTGATGAAATTCGTCCCCGGTTCGGTTTGATGCGTGGTCGTGAATTCATTATGAAAGACGGCTATTCTTTCCATGCCAATGAGGAAAGTCTCAAGGAAACCTACGCAGATATGGATCAAGCGTATCGCAATATGTTGCGCCGCTGTGGTTTGGAGTTTCGCGCTGTCGAGGCGGATTCTGGAGCAATCGGTGGGTCTGGTTCGCAGGAATTTATGGTGTTGGCGGAAGCTGGCGAGGATGAAATTCTCTACACCGATGACGAGAAGTACGCTGCAAATACAGAGAAAGCTGTTTCCTTACCTGCAGATTTAGTAGAGTCTCCTTTTTCTAGTTTTGAAAAGCGCGAAACCCCTGACACTGCAACCATTGCAACACTCTGCAAAGCCGTTGACTGTGACCCGACTAATACTGTTAAAAATGTTCTCTATCAAGTAGTTTACGACAATGGGCAAACGGTTTTAGTGCTGATTTCCATCCGAGGTGATCAGGATGTAAATGAGGTGAAACTCACCAACGAACTCACAAAATTAGCGCCTGATTACGATGCAAATACCATCATTGCGTTAACGGTTCCCGATGCTGATGCTCAGAAAAAATGGGCGGCTAAACCCCTTCCCCTCGGCTATATTTCACCTGATTTAGCCGATGACTATATCGAAGGCTCTAAGACTGTTGCGGCTAAGTTTTTGCGGATGGTGGATCAGACAGCGGTTGAGCTAAAGAATTTTGTCACAGGTGCGGATGAGTCTGGTTACCATGTGCTTGGCGCAAACTGGGGATCTAAGTTTAAACTGCCTAAGTTGCAGGTGGATATTCGTCTCGCAATGGCTGGCGATCGCGCGGTTCATGACCCTAGTCAAATTCTCCAAACCGCACGGGGCATCGAAGCCGGTCATATCTTTCAACTCGGCACTAAATATTCCGAGGCGATGGGGGCAACCTTTATGGATGAAAATGGTAAGCCTCAACCTTTGGTTATGGGATGTTATGGCGTGGGTGTTTCTCGTCTCGCCCAAGCTGCCGTCGAGCAATCCTACGATAAAAATGGCATCATCTGGCCTGTGGCGATCGCCCCTTACCATGCGGTGGTGGTGGTTCCCAATATTAAAGATGCTGACCAAATGGCTGCGGCAGAAAAACTCTATACTGAACTCAATTCGGCGGGTGTAGAAACTATTCTCGATGATCGCAAAGAGCGAGCTGGTGTGAAGTTCAAGGATTCTGAACTCATTGGTATTCCTTTCCGCATTGTCACTGGAAAATCTCTTAAGGATGGCAAGGTCGAGGTAGTGAAAAGAAAGGACGGCGATCGCCAAGATATTGCTATTGAAGACGTGGTGGCAACGGTGAAAGGTTGGGTTGAAGAAGCAACAGCTTAG